Genomic segment of Engystomops pustulosus chromosome 8, aEngPut4.maternal, whole genome shotgun sequence:
acacatggcgcttttgggccgtttttagttgcaGATCGTagataacgcatgcgtttttgtccggttttccgaatttgcgcaattaaaaacagaCAACCACGTGCAGTGTTTAAAAACGGATGCACTTTTTTACTCATACCTTTTTTTTAACAATCAAGGAGACTGAGTTTAGGGGGATTATTAGTCAGGACCTACAATCATTGATCCATCACGATAACCTACAGCATTGTAGCATAGGGGGAGAAGCTCCTTCCCCAAACTTCTCCTTTATGTCTACAAAAACTGTTGTTGACTGCAAAGCAGAAGTTAACATCATGTCATTGCTGTGGCCAGACAAAGATTTTGGAAAGTTTTAGGCTGGTTCCTGACCAGCTGCTCCATTATCCCATTGGGGACTCCACATATTTAGGTAGTAATTTTGGCCCATTTTGTTGCCCCTTGATCTTTTTCATCCGAAAGGTCCTGTTTCAAGATCCTTAGAAATTAAAGACATTCGTTAATGGTTTGATGTCTATTAATTTTTTACTCTCTTCTCCATCAGAATCAGCCATGAGCATAAACGTGGACCTGGATGATTTTTCAGAACTTTTTACGGATGCCAACACCTACAGTCCATCTGACGACGCCTCCCCATGCCGAGATTCAGTATCAACCAACAAATACGCTGTCTCTGTGATTTACAGCATTGTTTTTTTACTCAATGTAGTCGGTAACAGCCTCGTGATAGTCGTTCTCTACTACAACAAGCAGAAGAGGTCATCCACGGATATTTACCTGCTGAATCTGGCTTTTGCCGACCTCCTTTTCTCCATAACATTACCCTTCTGGGCCGCCTACAGAGTCAGCGATTGGTTGTTCGGCATTGGCATGTGCAAAGTGGTCTCCATACTGCAAGAAGTCAACTTCCACAGTGGGATCTTCTTGTTGGCTTGTATAAGTGTAGACCGCTACATGGCAATTGTCTGGGCCACAGAACTTTTTACAGAAAAGAAGCATTGGGTGAAGTTCATCACCGCTGCCGTCTGGACCATCTCATTTATCCTTTCTATTCCGACTATTTGGTTTAGAAACATAATCGTGACACCCTCAAGGGTAAGGCTTTGCCACGAAGACTTAGGAGACGATACAGAGAACTGGATTATACGCATCAGGATTGGACGCAATGTAATTGGCTTCTTCTTGCCTTTGCTGGTCATGATTTTCTGTTACGGCTCCGTCATTAAGACCCTTTGTCAGACAAAAAACAGGCAGAAGTTCCGTGCCATGAAGGTCATCCTTGCGGTGTTTTTTGTCTTCTTGATCTGTTTCCTACCTTATAATATCACTGGCATTGTTGACTCTCTCATGAGGACAGGTCATATCAACCAAACATGTGCCCGAAGGGAACAACTGGACACCGCTCTCTACATCACTGAAGTCATTGGCTTCACCCACAGCTGCATTAACCCCATTCTTTACGCTTTTATAGGATACAAATTCCGTCAaagtttcctgactatcctggcCAACAAGGGAATCATCAGCAAGGACAGACTGTCGCGGTATAGCCGGAGTGCTTCGGTCATGTCCTCATCGGGGCATACATCCACCACCATCTAGTGACTGGGGAGATCTACATTCACAATTTCCATTCAAAAGGTTATAACACAAATAATGGAGCAGATGTTGCAGGACTGTTGCACGTTGTAGGAAAAACCTTCCACTCCAACATTGGATagcaagtgggggggggggggtcatgtaaaGTCACTGTTTGACTCTACCAGAATTTGTTTATTGAAGAGAATGTACAGTTAGAAAATTGATTATTCAGGTTTTTATGTTAAAAATGCTTGTTTTAGATATTATTAAAcctctttattaaaaaaatatcctGAAATTTTACAGTTTTAGCTAAATCACTGGAACTGTTTGACAATTTCTGTTCTGTGAAGAAAATTTTCTTTCCGCTATGTGAATTTAATAGGAAATGCTCTGGATACCTGTGAAGTTGGGTTTTAAACCACAGACTACCCTGTATTCAGTAATTAAACAAAGTCCATAGAAGCAGAAACGTTTCACCTTCACTTTTCTTGAAAAAGCCTTCATGGAgaaggtccagtcgcgatccatcgacgcgttctccgacgaggattcgggtctgccggcattcactacggtcgtgcgcccgatatccagctggTGTCGCTGCTTCGCCgaagtccgcctgagttcaccttcttcttcccgctgcatatAAGTgctgtccgacggccacgacAACCGTTTTCTGTCGCGtggacgccgatgcgccacaatctgatcgcgtgtgctaaaacctgtggcaattcaacaaaaagcggcgcaaatcggaaatattcgggaaacccgatggaatcgcggccacaggacccttagtaaatgagcccctctgccTGTTACACATTTTGGAATAAGAAGCACTTAttgattggagtgctgcttctatgGACTTtgaccagtattatagcagttatattcctgtacatagggggcagtattatagtagttatattcctgtacatagggggcagtattatagtagttatattcttgtacatagggggcagtattatagtagttatattcttgtacatagggggtagtattatagtagttatattcttgtacatagggggtagtattatagtagttatattcttgtacataggggacagtattatagtagttatattcctgtacatagagggcagtattatagtagttatattcctgtacataggggggcagtaatatagtagttatattcttgtacatagggggcagtattatagtagttatattcttgtacatagggggcagtattatagtagttatattcttgtacatagggggcagtattatagtagttatattcttgtacatagggggtagtattatagtagttatattcttgtacataggggacagtattatagtaattatattcctgtacatagagggcagtattatagtagttatattcctgtatatagggggcagtattatagcaggtatattcctgtacataggaggcagtattatagcagttatattcttgtacatagggggcagtattatagtagctatattcttatacacaggggacagtattatagtagttatattcttgtacatagggggcagtattatactagttatattcttgtacatagggggcagtattatacaagttatattcttgtacatagggggcagtattatagtagttatattcttgtacatagggggcagtattatagtagttatattcttgtacataggcggtagtattatagtagttatattcttgtacatagggggcagtgatatagtagttatattcttgtacataggggcagtattatggtagttatattcttgtacatagggggcagtattatagtagttatattcttgtacatagggggcagtattatagtacttatattcctgtacatagggggaagtattatagtagttatattcttgtacatagggggcgtattatagtagctatattcttgtacatagagggcagtattatactagttatattcgtgtacatggagggcagtattatactagttatattcttgtacatagggggcagtattatagtagttatattcttgtacataggggacagtattatagtagttatattcttgtacataggggacagtattatagtagttatattcttgtacatagagggcagtattatactagttatattcttgtacatagggggcagtattatggtagttatattcctgtacatagggggcagtgacatagtagttatattcttgtacatagggggcagtgatatagtagttatattcttgtacatagggggcagtattatagtagttatattcttgtacatagggggcagtattatagtagttatattattgtacatagggggcagtattatagtagttatattcctgtacataggggggcagtaatatagtagttatattcttgtacatagggggcagtattatagtagttatattcttgtacatagggggcagtattatagtaattatattcttgtacatagagggcagtattatagtagttatattcttgtacatagggggcagtattatagtatttacattcttgtacatagggggcagtattatagtagctatattcctgtacatagggggcagtattatagtagatattcctgtacatagggggcagtattatagcaggtatattcctgtacataggaggcagtattatagcagttatattcttgtacatagggggcagtattatagtagttataatcttgtacatagagggcagtattatagtagttatattcttgtacatagggggcagtattatagtagttatattcttgtacataggcggtagtattatagtagttatattcttgtacatagggggcagtgatatagtagttatattcttgtacataggggcagtattatggtagttatattcttgtacatagggggcagtattatagtagttatattcttgtacatagggggcagtattatagtacttatattcctgtacatagggggaagtattatagtagttatattcttgtacatagggggcagtattatagtaattatattcttgtacatagagggcagtattatagtagttatattcttgtacatagggggcagtattatagtatttacattcttgtacatagggggcagtattatagtagctatattcctgtacatagggggcagtattatagtagatattcctgtacatagggggcagtattatagcaggtatattcctgtacataggaggcagtattatagcagttatattcttgtacatagggggcagtattatagtagttataatcttgtacatagagggcagtattatagtagttatattcttgtacatagggggcagtattatagtatttacattcttgtacatagggggcagtattatagtagctatattactgtacatagggggcagtattatagtagttatattcctgtacatagggggcagtattatagtagttatattcctgtacatagggggcagtattatagcaggtatattcctgtacataggaggcagtattatagcagttatattcttgtacatagggggcagtattatagtagctatattcttgtacatagggggcagtattatagtagttatattcttatacacaggggacagtattatagtagttatattcttgtacacagggggcagtattatactagttatattcttgtacatagggggcagtattatactagttatattcttgtacatagggggcagtattatactagttatattcttgtacatagggggcagtattatagtagttatattcttgtaaatagggggcagtattatagtagttatattcttgtacataggcggtagtattatagtagttatattcttgtacatagggggcagtgatatagtagttatattcttgtacataggggcagtattatggtagttatattcttgtacatagggggcagtattatagtagttattttcttgtacatagggggtagtattatagtacttatattcctgtacatagggggcagtattatagtagttatattcttgtacatagggggcagtattatagtagttatattcttgtacatagagggcagtattatagtagttatattcttgtacatagggggcagtattatagtatttacattcttgtacatagggggcagtattatagtagctatattcctgtacatagggggcagtattatagtagatattcctgtacatagggggcagtattatagcaggtatattcctgtacataggaggcagtattatagcagttatattcttgtacatagggggcagtattatagtagttataatcttgtacatagagggcagtattatagtagttatattcttgtacatagggggcagtattatagtatttacattcttgtacatagggggcagtattatagtagctatattcctgtacatagggggcagtattatagtagttatattcctgtatatagggggcagtattatagcaggtatattcctgtacataggaggcagtattatagcagttatattcttgtacatagggggcagtattatagtagttataatcttgtacatagagggcagtattatagtagttatattcttgtacatagggggcagtattatagtatttacattcttgtacataggcggcagtattatagtagctatattcttgtacatagggggcagtattatagtagttatattcttatacacaggggacagtattatagtagttatattcttgtacatagggggcagtattatactagttatattcttgtacatagggggcagtattatacaagttatattcttgtacatagggggcagtattatagtagttatattcttgtacatagggggcagtattatagtagttatattcttgtacataggcggtagtattatagtagttatattcttgtacatagggggcagtgatatagtagttatattcttgtacataggggcagtattatggtagttatattcttgtacatagggggcagtattatagtagttatattcttgtacataggggcagtattatagtacttatattcctgtacatagggggaagtattatagtagttatattcttgtacatagggggcgtattatagtagttatattcttgtacatagagggcagtattatactagttatattcgtgtacatggagggcagtattatactagttatattcttgtacatagggggcagtattatagtagttatattcttgtacataggggacagtattatagtagttatattcttgtacataggggacagtattatagtagttatattcttgtacatagagggcagtattatactagttatattcttgtacatagggggcagtattatggtagttatattcctgtacatagggggcagtgacatagtagttatattcttgtacatagggggcagtgatatagtagttatattcttgtacatagggggcagtattatagtagttatattcttgtacatagggggcagtattatagtagttatattattgtacatagggggcagtattatagtagttatattcctgtatataggggcagtattatagtagttatattcgtgtacataggagcagtattatagtagttatattcttgtacaaggggggaagtattatagtagttatattcttgtacacagggggcagtattatagtagttatattcttgtacatagggggcagtattatattagttatattcttgcacataggggcagtattatagtagttatattcctgtacataggggcagtattatagtagatatattcttgtacatagggggcagtattaaagtagttatatccttgtacatagggggcagtattatcgcaGCTGTAttgctgtacattgggggcagtattatagtaattatattcctgtacatgggggtagtattatagtagatatattcttgtacatagtgggcagtattatagttgttatattcttatacataggggtcagtattatagcagttatattcttgtacatagggggcagtattatagtagttatattcctgtacatagggggcagtattatagtagttatattcttgtacatagggggaagtattatagtagttatattcttgtacatagggggcagtattatagtacttatattcctgtacatagggggcagtattatagtagttatattcttgtacatagggggcagtattatagtagttatattcttgtacatagagggcagtattatagtagttatattcttgtacatagggggcagtattatagtatttacattcttgtacatagggggcagtattatagtagctatattcctgtacatagggggcagtatgatagtagatattcctgtacatagggggcagtattatagcaggtatatacctgtacataggaggcagtattatagcagttatattcttgtacatagggggcagtattatagtagttataatcttgtacatagagggcagtactatagtagttatattcttgtacatagggggcagtattatagtatttacattcttgtacatagggggcagtattatagtagctatattcctgtacatagggggcagtattatagtagttatattcctgtatatagtaggcagtattatagcagttatattcttgtacatagggggcagtattatagtagctatattcttgtacatagggggcagtattatagtagctatattcttgtacataggtggcagtattatagtagttatattcttatacacaggggacagtattatagtagttatattcttgtacacagggggcagtattatactagttatatttttgtacatagggggcagtattatactagttatattcttgtacatagggggcagtattatacaagttatattcttgtacatagggggcagtattatagtagttatattcttgtacatagggggcagtattatagtagttatattcttgtacatagggggcagtattatagtagttatattcttgtacatagggggcagtattatagtagttatattcttgtacatagggggcagtattatagtacttatattcctgtacatagggggcagtattatagcagctgtattgctggacatagggggcagtattatagtagttatattcttgtacatacgggcagtattatagtagttatattcttgtacatagggggcagtattatagtagttatattcctgtacatagggggaagtattatagtagttatattcttgtacataaggagcagaattatattagttatattctcgtacatagggggcattattatagcagatgtattcctgtacataaggggaagtattatagtagttatattcttgtacatagggggcagtattattgtagttatattcttgtacatagggggcagtattatagtagttatattcctgtacataggggcagtattatagtatttatattcttgtacatagggggcagtattatagtagttatattcctgtacatagggagcaatataatagtagttatattcctgcacatagggagcagtattatagtagttatattcttgtacatagggggcagtattatagtagttatattcctgtacatagggggcagcattatagtagttatattcttgtacatagggggcagtattatattagttatattcttgcacataggggcagtattatagtagttatattcctgtacataggggcagtattatagtagatatattcttgtacatagggggcagtattagagtagttatatccttgtacataggggcagtattatagcagctgtattgctgtacatagggggcagtattatagcagctatattgctgtacatagggggcagtattatagtagttatattcctgtacatgggggcagtattatagtagttatattcttgtacatagtgggcagtattatagttgttatattcttatacataggggtcagtattatagtagttatattcctgtacatagggagcagtattatattagttatattcttgtacataagggtcagtattatagtagttatattcttgtacatagggggcagtattatagtagttatattattgtacatatggggcagtattatagtagttatattcctgtacatatcggcagtattatagtaattatattcctgtacataggagcagtattatagtaggtgtattcttgtacatagggggaagtattatagtagttatattcttgtacatagggggcagtattatagtagttatattcttgtacatagggggcagtattatagtagttatattcatgtacataggggccagtattatagtagttatattcttgtacatagggggcagtattatagtagttatatttttgtacatagggggcagtattatagtagttatattcttgtacatagggggaagtattatagtagttatattcttgtacatagggagcagaattatattagttatattcttgtacatagggggcagtattatagcagatgtattcctgtacatagggggcagtattatagtagttatattcttgtacatagggggcagtattatagtagttatattcttgtacataggaggcagtattataatagttatattctcgtacatagggggcagtattattgtagttatattcttgtacataggggagcagtattatagtatttatattcttgtacatagggggcagtattataatagatatattcctgtacatgggggcagtattatagtagttatattcttgtacataggaggcagtgatatagtagttatattcttgtacataggggcagtattatggtatttatattctggtacatagggggaagtattatagtagttatattcttgtacatagggggcagta
This window contains:
- the LOC140074824 gene encoding C-X-C chemokine receptor type 2-like, which translates into the protein MSINVDLDDFSELFTDANTYSPSDDASPCRDSVSTNKYAVSVIYSIVFLLNVVGNSLVIVVLYYNKQKRSSTDIYLLNLAFADLLFSITLPFWAAYRVSDWLFGIGMCKVVSILQEVNFHSGIFLLACISVDRYMAIVWATELFTEKKHWVKFITAAVWTISFILSIPTIWFRNIIVTPSRVRLCHEDLGDDTENWIIRIRIGRNVIGFFLPLLVMIFCYGSVIKTLCQTKNRQKFRAMKVILAVFFVFLICFLPYNITGIVDSLMRTGHINQTCARREQLDTALYITEVIGFTHSCINPILYAFIGYKFRQSFLTILANKGIISKDRLSRYSRSASVMSSSGHTSTTI